Part of the Henckelia pumila isolate YLH828 chromosome 2, ASM3356847v2, whole genome shotgun sequence genome is shown below.
TAATTCAATAACAAGAACAGAGGAATGCACATACTTGTGGAATGACTGTCAGTAGTCATAGCCCATCATAATTTCGGGGGCAGGTACATTGATACTCGGTATTTCTTTACAAGGACCTAGAGTAGAAAATTCAATGTTAGCGAGTGAACAAGACATGCCCTCAAAAAAacaagaattaaaaaaaaattaaaaatactaaaagaaaacaaaaataaaataaaacttggGTTGCCTCCTAAAAAGCGTCTGGTTTAAAGTCTTCAGCCCGACTTGAAGCTGATTTTAGCCAATTCATGTCACTTTATTGGAGGTTTTGTTCCTCTCTTTTACCCTCCAAACATACTCAAAAATCATCTTGAACTTGGCTTTCTTTTTCACCTTCTTCGCCACCTTCGGATCTCACCCACTTTTCAACTCTATTTCTACACCAAAATTATTCACAGaagaatcaaataaatcaatgtGATTACAAGCATGTACTTCATCTTGGTAATTCGTGgtcttataaatattaaaagtgaccgcttcaccaccaactcgtagAGTTAATTTACCCTCCTGCATATCAATTAAAGCTCTTCCAGTTGCCAAGAATGGTCGCCCCAAAATTAGAGGGACATCTTGAGCTTCTTCCATGTCAAGCACTACAAAgtcagcaggaaaaataaatttatctacttttaccaataCATTCTCCACAATACCGCGAGGATAAGTCAGAGAACGGTCAGCCAACTGCAGAGTAATCGTGGTTGGTTTCACCTCACCAAGCTCCAAAgacctgaaaatagacaaagacattaaattaatacttgtacataaatcacataatgtCCTATTAACAGTTGCACCACAAATaatacaaggaatagtaaaactccctggatctttcaatttttgtggtAGTTTCTTTTGCAGAATGGCGCTGTACTCCTCTGTCAACTTCATTGTCTCAAATTCTCAAGCTTTCTCTTCCTTGCCATCACATTCTTCATGAAATTTTCATAGTGTGGCATCTGCTCCAAAGCATCGGCGAATGAaatatttatatgaattttcttgaagatgtcaagaaacttagaaaacttCTCATCCAACGCTTTTTTCTTGAACCGCTGAGGATATGGCAGAACATTTTTTTGCACAGGCGGTTTCTCAGACATAACTGCAGACTTGCTAGAATTTTTACTGACAGATTCTTTAGATTCAACCTCAATCTCTTCAACTCGATCCTCATCATCCACTACTTTTGGTTTATCTACCCCAACTTCCTTACCACTTCTCAAAATAACAGTCTTGCATTGCTCAATTGGATTCACCTCACTGTTGCTAGGAAAATATCCTCTCTGATGATTCCTCAATGCATTTGCAAGTAGACCAATTTgtatttcaagatttttcatagaaGCACCCACATTGGTCAAGTGTATCTCCATATTATCAAGTCTATTCTCAGTTCTCTCAAATCTTTTTGTGGACTCAGAAATAAAATTACCAACCAAATCCTCCAAAGATTACCTACCCTCATCCTTTTTATTATTGAACCCCGGTGGAGGATTcaatacattattattattatttacatatgaaaaattctcatgattgcgcaaactaggatgatattgatttggtacaggattacctcgatagccAGTAAAATTTCGGTTGTTCACATACTGAGCTTGCTCCATACTCACAAATCCATCAGCAGAAGTTATGGCATTCACTAGTGATACCGACTCGTTTGAACTTTGATTTCCTTTGGTCAGTGTAGCCAATTGTGTAGAAATAGTAATCATCTGAGCAGTCAAGGCAGTGAACGCATcaacttcatgaattccagcaggcTTTCTTATTGCAGATGtctcactcggccactgataactgttaacagtcatttgttcaagcatctcataagcctgttcaggaaatttagaaaatattgaacctccagctgcagcatccacagaaatccTCGTTGggccattcaaaccattgtagaataattcAATATGTTCCCAATccggaaaattatggtttggacaCTTCTGAAGCAATTATTTGTAAAGCTCCCAAGCTTCATACAGTAGCTCATAATCTTGCTGTTTGAAAGTGGTGATCTCAATTTTCAGCTGGGCAGACTTGGCAGGCGGAAAGTACTTGGCCAGAAATTTAGATGCCATGTCTTCCCATGTAGTGATGCTCCCAAGAGgtagtgactgcaaccaacttcGAGCAAtgtccctaagagagaacgGGTACAATCGTAGTCTAATGAtgtcctcagtaacaccatgaatcttcacTGTGTCAACAATCTTCAGAAAAGTACGCATGTGCaaatttggatcttcagtagTTGCACCCCTAAACTGATTCTGCTGTACCATATTAATCAGagctggcttcaactcaaaattattcgcCATGATGTTCTGCCGagctatcccagaataatgaTTATTGATCACCGGTctaaagtgatctctgataggcaccGGAACATTATTTACAActctttctctttctctttcttCAGTCATTTGTTgcaattcttctcttctagtTTTTCGcaaagctttagcagttttctTGATTTTcggatcaaagagcagtgagtcgtaactttggcttttttgcataaactgcatagacaggaaaaaattttaaattagaaccaacaaaataaaataaaatgctctaaatcaaaattaagactaattagcacaatttaatataaatcaaataaaattcaattccccggcaacggtgccaaaaacttgtgcaattttgtgcccgcaagtgcatggtgtcaagttttaatatagaaaatgagtccaagtcgatcccacagagaatgaataaaatgatattatattaaatatttacaactaataaaatcttaatcctatgtagagctacgagaaTGGTTTGAGtttaaataactaaaaaattgcaataaataaaattaattaacaacGAGTTCGCAAGACAAAAATTCAATGAGAGAAAAATTCTAGAGGTTCGACATCACTTAACCATCCACCAAGTTAATTCATATAGAAatctatatcataaattcttctagtttattagccaagaattcctattattttctactacctctctcgagtgtcaagcagaaattcgtattcaaagcaaactcaatatctctatctaagttcaactattaaatTCGGTAAATGACACAGTAATTCTTACAAAGGCTTCAATGGAGTTATAGGCCTATCGAACTTTATAAACACCAATGATGTATTTTCCtacggtcctattcaaaatcgcctctctcgagtgatagatttcaaataaatataacaattcaactaATAATCAGTTAATTAAACGCAATcaattcaggaaaacacaaataaaccgaatgaataattctaatatatcaatcaaaatatcaaaaatatggTTTCAAGTCAAGCTACGTCGTCCCTCTAGACAAAGAAATTAAttcataatgaaaataaaaatcaaacaatgcatgttcttgaacatcattcaaaaattaggagaaagaatgaaataaaaatgaagGTAGATTATGCTTCTCCGTCTCCGATAGTCGCTTCGTCCATCTTCATGCCAAGAATGCTTCTTCTTCCTTTTCCTTGATCTCTAGCCGTCTCTAGCCTTCAAAAACTGATGAAAACCCTCGATTCTAACCTGATATATTCCAAAAAGTCCTTTTAAAGTTCGAGACTAAAAGTTTCAAAAAATAAGACACGTCAGGCGCGGGTGCACTGTCCTAGGGCGCAGGGGCGCTGATCGCCGataattttctcaaaataaGATCTAAAGGGCGTGGGTGCGCCGGTTCCGGGCGCTGGTGCACTACAACGCATCCAACTCGCGTAGCATTCTTGCAAAAATTATAacttaagttctagccgtctgattaagctgaaattttgacagcagctttaaaacatcttaaaattcattgtgaacggtgaagattgaatttgaatgtatCTATCAGCTCCAGTAATTTTCTAAACTTGCAGCTCCGTAATTACTTTTTCTGTCTCTTCTCGTTACTTTTCCttcaatccttgcatctcacaaaacaacaacaaatacgcataaaatctactcgatacatcacaaaatccaagtcaaatcatatgcaaattaagtgcataaaatgcacttaaaGTTAATCAACATGCATCTTACTCTTTCCAAGATTGTCCTATTCATTCTTTCTGCCAACCCGTTTTGCTGTGGAGTTCCAGGAACTGTCTTGTGTCTTGTGATCCCTTTCATTTTGCATAGCTTATTAAAATCTTCAGATAAGTATTCTAAGCCATTGTCTGTCCTTAAATGTTTCACTCtccattttgatttgttttcaaCTGCTTGTAACCAGTCTTTGAATCTGCCATATGCATCATCCTTT
Proteins encoded:
- the LOC140879071 gene encoding uncharacterized protein, coding for MKLTEESLELGEVKPTTITLQLADRSLTYPRGIVENVLVKVDKFIFPADFVVLDMEEAQDVPLILGRPFLATGRALIDMQEGKLTLRVGGEAVTFNIYKTTNYQDEVHACNHIDLFDSSVNNFGVEIELKSG